A genomic stretch from Terriglobia bacterium includes:
- a CDS encoding Thivi_2564 family membrane protein codes for MSILVGILIDFLVVILVLYLVNLIPLDGRARQIVRTIVIIIGILSLLRYI; via the coding sequence ATGTCTATTCTCGTCGGCATTCTAATCGACTTCCTGGTCGTGATTCTGGTGCTTTATCTGGTCAACCTCATCCCGCTCGACGGTCGCGCCCGGCAGATCGTCCGGACGATCGTCATCATCATCGGCATCCTGTCGCTGTTGAGATATATCTGA